The Oncorhynchus nerka isolate Pitt River linkage group LG12, Oner_Uvic_2.0, whole genome shotgun sequence genome includes a region encoding these proteins:
- the acyp1 gene encoding acylphosphatase-1, translated as MSTEEMISVDYEIFGRVQGVFFRKYTQAEGKKLGLVGWVQNTEAGTVQGQLQGPSNKVRQMQDWLKSTGSPKSQIIKAEFKNEKNVKSLDHSTFKIVRP; from the exons ATGTCTACTGAAGAGATGATTTCAGTAGATTATGAAATATTTGGGAGAGTTCAAGGTGTATTTTTTCGAAAATACACTCAG GCAGAGGGGAAAAAGCTAGGTTTGGTCGGCTGGGTGCAGAACACAGAGGCAGGAACTGTGCAGGGGCAGCTTCAAGGTCCAAGCAACAAGGTGAGACAGATGCAGGATTGGCTGAAGTCCACTGGGAGCCCCAAGTCACAAATCATCAAAGCAGAGTTCAAGAATGAGAAGAACGTCAAGAGTTTGGATCACTCAACTTTCAAAATAGTTCGCCCTTGA
- the zc2hc1c gene encoding zinc finger C2HC domain-containing protein 1C isoform X2 has translation MLKENHKEKSANSRRRAAEVILEKLPPVKDRSRALHHPLKHPTSLREQPFEDHRPRERTAMNEWQQQYSQETFPQSKYSSQSRTHNSARTKYVYPEEPGDIVSGGKADGVDKAFSLKPVYHKRTLIIDRLSNDEVACKPNEFQRLPPYFPSPPHDHSEYDRRSGIISHRRPAEDPSPSLEENTNSRRVAGYKRSKGEQQRLDYERRMARKIEMDKLILQEKLLKTQEKVREMQQRERTVSGDNTKRAERHIRRPVEREKEWIESKVSSAEQRREKERVHEMERRERLMMRDKSREDIEWQREKREELNRERREKKRALAEEWERLERMEREIVNKPEVSRDRRAEKDLEQQREKNGEWSRRARERENEKDTNWEREKIFERNRWEREKVKERERNGEKVEKKRDWEREYKWERSSRERYVSADDKRKERDIFHRGLDQEGQLKTAHRSVPGSRSSINCRKISREASHTSPSVHRQSSRLLQVELSPVESADNACLQLIPCRICHRKFAAERLEKHLQVCERMQRSRRKVFDSSKYRAKGTDLEEFMKTNSRTKSPELKKSNWRQKHEAFIRNLRQAHVPATGALHPQPPIQDNDDYVTCPHCARRFAPGPAERHIPKCQNIKSRPPPPRHRR, from the exons ATGCTGAAAGAGAATCACAAAGAGAAATCTGCCAATTCAAGAAGGAGAGCAGCTG AAGTGATATTGGAAAAACTCCCACCTGTGAAGGACCGCTCAAGAGCTTTGCATCACCCTTTGAAACATCCGACCAGCCTTCGAGAGCAACCTTTTGAGGATCATAGACCAAGGGAAAGGACTGCCATGAATGAATGGCAGCAACAGTATTCCCAAGAGACATTTCCTCAATCCAAATATTCCTCCCAAAGCAGAACACATAACTCAGCAAGGACAAAGTATGTTTACCCTGAAGAACCAGGTGATATTGTGTCTGGGGGAAAAGCAGATGGAGTGGACAAGGCATTTTCACTGAAGCCTGTTTACCATAAAAGAACTCTAATCATAGATAGGTTGAGTAATGACGAGGTAGCTTGTAAACCTAATGAGTTTCAAAGACTCCCTCCGTATTTTCCCTCACCACCACATGATCATTCAGAGTATGATAGAAGAAGTGGCATAATAAGCCATAGAAGGCCGGCTGAGGATCCTTCACCATCATTGGAAGAGAACACAAACAGCAGAAGGGTTGCTGGGTACAAACGATCAAAGGGAGAGCAGCAGAGGCTGGATTATGAGCGGAGGATGGCAAGGAAAATTGAAATGGATAAACTAATACTTCAGGAGAAGCTGTTGAAAACTCAGGAAAAAGTGAGAGAAATGCAGCAGAGGGAGAGAACTGTCTCAGGTGATAACACTAAGAGGGCAGAGAGGCATATTAGGAGACCAGTGGAAAGAGAAAAGGAGTGGATCGAGAGCAAGGTGTCCTCAGCTGAGCAGagaagggaaaaggagagagttCACGAgatggaaaggagggagaggttgATGATGAGGGATAAAAGCCGGGAGGATAttgagtggcagagagagaaaagagaagagttaaatagggagagaagagagaagaagagggcaCTTGCAGAAGAGTGGGAGAGGTTGGAAAGAATGGAAAGGGAAATTGTGAACAAGCCAGAggtgagtagagacaggagggctGAGAAGGACCTAGAGCAACAGAGGGAGAAAAATGGAGAGTGGAGCAGGAGGGCTAGAGAAAGGGAGAATGAAAAGGATACAAAttgggagagggagaaaatatTTGAGAGGaataggtgggagagggagaaagtgaaagagagagaacgaaatGGGGAGAAGGTTGAGAAgaaaagagactgggagagggagtATAAGTGGGAAAGGTCTTCTAGAGAGAGGTATGTTTCAGCTGATGATAAGAGGAAGGAGCGTGACATATTTCATAGAGGGCTGGATCAGGAGGGACAGCTTAAAACTGCACATAGATCAGTGCCAGGGAGCCGCAGTAGCATCAATTGTAGAAAAATATCTCGAGAAGCTTCCCACACATCACCCTCGGTTCACCGCCAGTCAAGTCGGCTACTGCAAGTGGAACTCAGCCCAGTGGAGAGTGCTGACAATGCTTGCCTCCAGCTCATCCCTTGCAGGATTTGCCACAGAAAATTTGctgcagagagactagagaagcaCCTTCAGGTCTGTGAGAGGATGCAGCGCTCCAGACGCAAAGTCTTTGACTCCTCCAAGTACAGGGCCAAGGGAACTGACCTGGAAGAGTTCATGAAAACCAACTCAAGAACCAAGTCTCCTGAG CTAAAGAAGAGCAACTGGAGGCAGAAACACGAGGCATTCATTCGTAATCTGCGCCAAGCCCATGTTCCAGCAACAGGTGCTTTGCATCCCCAACCACCTATCCAAGACAATGATGATTATGTGACCTGCCCTCACTGTGCCCGCCGATTTGCCCCTGGGCCAGCAGAGCGACATATCCCCAAGTGCCAGAACATCAAGAGTCGCCCTCCACCTCCCCGCCACCGCCGCTGA
- the zc2hc1c gene encoding zinc finger C2HC domain-containing protein 1C isoform X1: MHRLQMAQHPHPDPFLLLDKEVILEKLPPVKDRSRALHHPLKHPTSLREQPFEDHRPRERTAMNEWQQQYSQETFPQSKYSSQSRTHNSARTKYVYPEEPGDIVSGGKADGVDKAFSLKPVYHKRTLIIDRLSNDEVACKPNEFQRLPPYFPSPPHDHSEYDRRSGIISHRRPAEDPSPSLEENTNSRRVAGYKRSKGEQQRLDYERRMARKIEMDKLILQEKLLKTQEKVREMQQRERTVSGDNTKRAERHIRRPVEREKEWIESKVSSAEQRREKERVHEMERRERLMMRDKSREDIEWQREKREELNRERREKKRALAEEWERLERMEREIVNKPEVSRDRRAEKDLEQQREKNGEWSRRARERENEKDTNWEREKIFERNRWEREKVKERERNGEKVEKKRDWEREYKWERSSRERYVSADDKRKERDIFHRGLDQEGQLKTAHRSVPGSRSSINCRKISREASHTSPSVHRQSSRLLQVELSPVESADNACLQLIPCRICHRKFAAERLEKHLQVCERMQRSRRKVFDSSKYRAKGTDLEEFMKTNSRTKSPELKKSNWRQKHEAFIRNLRQAHVPATGALHPQPPIQDNDDYVTCPHCARRFAPGPAERHIPKCQNIKSRPPPPRHRR, translated from the exons ATGCATCGGTTGCAAATGGCTCAGCATCCTCACCCTGACCCTTTTCTTTTATTGGATAAAGAAGTGATATTGGAAAAACTCCCACCTGTGAAGGACCGCTCAAGAGCTTTGCATCACCCTTTGAAACATCCGACCAGCCTTCGAGAGCAACCTTTTGAGGATCATAGACCAAGGGAAAGGACTGCCATGAATGAATGGCAGCAACAGTATTCCCAAGAGACATTTCCTCAATCCAAATATTCCTCCCAAAGCAGAACACATAACTCAGCAAGGACAAAGTATGTTTACCCTGAAGAACCAGGTGATATTGTGTCTGGGGGAAAAGCAGATGGAGTGGACAAGGCATTTTCACTGAAGCCTGTTTACCATAAAAGAACTCTAATCATAGATAGGTTGAGTAATGACGAGGTAGCTTGTAAACCTAATGAGTTTCAAAGACTCCCTCCGTATTTTCCCTCACCACCACATGATCATTCAGAGTATGATAGAAGAAGTGGCATAATAAGCCATAGAAGGCCGGCTGAGGATCCTTCACCATCATTGGAAGAGAACACAAACAGCAGAAGGGTTGCTGGGTACAAACGATCAAAGGGAGAGCAGCAGAGGCTGGATTATGAGCGGAGGATGGCAAGGAAAATTGAAATGGATAAACTAATACTTCAGGAGAAGCTGTTGAAAACTCAGGAAAAAGTGAGAGAAATGCAGCAGAGGGAGAGAACTGTCTCAGGTGATAACACTAAGAGGGCAGAGAGGCATATTAGGAGACCAGTGGAAAGAGAAAAGGAGTGGATCGAGAGCAAGGTGTCCTCAGCTGAGCAGagaagggaaaaggagagagttCACGAgatggaaaggagggagaggttgATGATGAGGGATAAAAGCCGGGAGGATAttgagtggcagagagagaaaagagaagagttaaatagggagagaagagagaagaagagggcaCTTGCAGAAGAGTGGGAGAGGTTGGAAAGAATGGAAAGGGAAATTGTGAACAAGCCAGAggtgagtagagacaggagggctGAGAAGGACCTAGAGCAACAGAGGGAGAAAAATGGAGAGTGGAGCAGGAGGGCTAGAGAAAGGGAGAATGAAAAGGATACAAAttgggagagggagaaaatatTTGAGAGGaataggtgggagagggagaaagtgaaagagagagaacgaaatGGGGAGAAGGTTGAGAAgaaaagagactgggagagggagtATAAGTGGGAAAGGTCTTCTAGAGAGAGGTATGTTTCAGCTGATGATAAGAGGAAGGAGCGTGACATATTTCATAGAGGGCTGGATCAGGAGGGACAGCTTAAAACTGCACATAGATCAGTGCCAGGGAGCCGCAGTAGCATCAATTGTAGAAAAATATCTCGAGAAGCTTCCCACACATCACCCTCGGTTCACCGCCAGTCAAGTCGGCTACTGCAAGTGGAACTCAGCCCAGTGGAGAGTGCTGACAATGCTTGCCTCCAGCTCATCCCTTGCAGGATTTGCCACAGAAAATTTGctgcagagagactagagaagcaCCTTCAGGTCTGTGAGAGGATGCAGCGCTCCAGACGCAAAGTCTTTGACTCCTCCAAGTACAGGGCCAAGGGAACTGACCTGGAAGAGTTCATGAAAACCAACTCAAGAACCAAGTCTCCTGAG CTAAAGAAGAGCAACTGGAGGCAGAAACACGAGGCATTCATTCGTAATCTGCGCCAAGCCCATGTTCCAGCAACAGGTGCTTTGCATCCCCAACCACCTATCCAAGACAATGATGATTATGTGACCTGCCCTCACTGTGCCCGCCGATTTGCCCCTGGGCCAGCAGAGCGACATATCCCCAAGTGCCAGAACATCAAGAGTCGCCCTCCACCTCCCCGCCACCGCCGCTGA